Within the Astyanax mexicanus isolate ESR-SI-001 chromosome 9, AstMex3_surface, whole genome shotgun sequence genome, the region ATTTGTGTGGAAATGTATGGCTTTGGGTAAACAGTGGTTTGACATTTTCTATTTCTTGCTTGACTGTTGCCAGTGTCTTATATAGCATTGGGAAAAGATTaggtttataaataaattaaattgaacaACATTAAAGGAcagtaacatttaatttaaatgagaCTTAAATTTAAACAGTGTAAAGTAAACATGGGGAAATGACATTATACCTTATTCTGTAGAACTTATTTTAAAGGGGACTACTCACATTTTATGTTTCATGTTTAAGCTCAAAATCATAtcataaatataacaacactGTCATAAAAATCTGAATGGACAAGTTTCTCTAGAACTGACCATTTATTAATGCATACATTTTGCATGTGCATGCCAAGGGGTAGGATGTCCTGATTCTGGTTAGGCTGAAGGGGTAGGGAAGGGAAGttaagtgttagggctacatgatcCTTCAAACAGAGacttttcagaggcacactcaaaacagaggggtacGAGAATCTCTGGCAAGTTAGTGGCGACAACAGTAACCCTCAGTTTTGAggattttctttgttaaaagttATGATAACCACTATTTTACCACTATTTTATAAAGTTTACAAATTAACCAAAAGTTTGGTTGCTGAACTGTAGCTCTCCGAAGAAGtattgtcccaattcttaggaagAAAatttaactctgttccaaggtgaagggttacactcgaaaacaaggggtaggggaaATAATATTGGGCCTAGGTTTGCCACTAGAATATATCCAGCATTATTAGCAGCCCCATTCACCTGACTACTTTcttttaataaagtatatatttggCATTGCAGGGGTCACAGGAACACTTTGATGGCATTAATTGGAATAGTGTGTTTCCTCTCCattcaggaatactactgctttttaaaagaatttaaaagaaaaaatcttttaaaaatgctttaagtATTTACTTATGGTGTAAGCAACAGTACAATTTGTGTGTATGTCTCTCCAGCTTCAAATGTATGTGGCGTTAAATCCAGTGTGGAAAAAAATGTGTGGCTAGTGTGCCATCTTGTGGATCCAGACTGTATCTTGGAAAATGCAAAGAGCACTAAAATGGAAGCCTGAAATCATTATTTGCTCAATATCATGTGgatcagagctgtataaaagtCAGTCATGTGTTTCCACAGTGCCTCCCATCTTCTCACATTCATCAATCCCTACATACAGAAAAAGAACACTCTTTTGCCTTGACTGCTAACAAATGCATTAGCAATGTGAATGTGCTGAATTATCACCATATTAATTTTATTGCACAATAACAAAAATATTGTTCATCATGTTTTGAGTGCGTAGTCATTTACAGCCGGGAGATCCATCTCAGGTGCAGAAGAACTGGTCCAAATCTGGTATTTGGCTGGTATGCTGAAATAAGTGTCCCCACATTGTGTTGGCTTAAGGGCTTCCAGCACCTGAATTTAAACCCTTTAACGCTTGGTTTATGATCCTTCAGCCTGGATAAGTTGTCTTTATAAGAAGAGTAAATGCCATTTGGCCACTGGCTGTCGAAGTGACCTCATCATGAGCTTCCAATGTTCATCCTCTATGTTTCTGCTCTTCCCTAAAGTGACCTGACCAATCAGGCGCTTGGAGGACTTCTTCCCAGGACGCATCTCATAGATGGACACCGTGATGGAGCACTCTCTGATCTGTGTGTCTGGCAGCACAAAGATCATGACCTCGTTGAAGACTGTCACATCCCACCGAACCTTCTCTGGTGTCCTCTGATGTCGAATTTTGCACTGGTTGCACAGGACACTGGTTCTGGCGTAGAGCACTGCAAAACAGAGACACCAAAAGACACCACAGTGTTGTGTGACTGGTTGCCCATGAACTAATTCAGCACCCTGAATCCTGGGTTACAGCTGGATAAGCCTTATTAAGTGTAATGGACTGTGTAGGTTCATGGCTATTGTCCAGAAGTAGTGCTTGGATTAATCAAATAagttgattaatcaaattactggtTTAACGCAATTGTCCAAATAGGATAattgagattgtacatctttacatatagaacctGCCAAAGGGATTCTATtaagaaacctgtaaaaaaagctcttttatgGCCAGAGTGTGCCAGTGATTTATATATTTtgcactgaaatatatatatataagttattttataccatgttaaataaaaaagctttttaatggagctgcttgcttttcattttttatgtttgatAGCTATAAATGGTGCTGTTATTTAATATGTATGCAcatctgcaaataaaaaaaaacggtgAATAACAACTGAACAACTGGATCAGTTCAGTCATTATTGAGAATTGCTCATTTATTtgaagaatataaatatttattttcttagaATATCTATTATATAAAATAACCTATTCTGAAGGTTTTATGATGTAGAGTTGTATGCTAAAGTAAGTGACTGCTATAAAATCTATAGACTCTATGGAATCTATGGTCTATGCACCAAAGAAATCCTGATTTAACTGCTTTTCTAGAATCTGTATTAATGCCTTTGTGTTAGAAAAGCTGAGAGAAAAGTTGTTTAATCAGAAATAGCTtacctctctctgccttactGGACCTGAAAATGGTCCTGGCCTTTAGAATTCCAACCTCCAGCCTCTGAGATGTCGGCATGTATTTCAGAGAGAGAAGGACCTCTCCAACAGCATCCTACAAATAAATGTAGAGATATGTGGGCTAAAATTCTTTGCATACTTTACAAATGATCTACTGTGTTGCAGCTTTATCACATcctacattttctttttcttgctcttATTCTTTTTTCCAAGCAAAACAACTCACTTTCTTTGGATGTTGTAAGTCATCCATCATTTCCAAGGGGTACATGATGTTTAGACTGTTGAGAGGAGCACGGACTTCCCCAAGGATTCCATGTCTGGAGAACTTATCAAAATCTCTGACCTGAAAGTGAACAATTATTAGGACAatagtaattattattactattgtagAAATACTACACATAGATCCATAATgtgtaataatgaaataatgattaaaaaagaaGCCGATTGGCGTTCAACTGTTGAGTTATAGTTTACATGCTATGAACAGGAAAACCAATACATCTATATGGCATAAAAACAACTTAAAGACCAAAATGTGaattaagaaatattttttaagatGAACTTGTCATTTATGTTTGAGGCAGGAAAATTATTTGTGAATGTGTAATGAGTTCACGCAGAACACACAGTTTACACTAGTTGTTTGAATAGATCCTGTGAGGGAACACAACCTATTTAAAACAGATCAGTTTGTCTGTCTGTAGCTCAACACTGTTAGCAGCGGACAGGTTTAACAACCAAATTCCTTTTTAAGAGCAGCCATGACCAATCAGAGCATGTGGATTCTGTCTAAACTGTGAGCATTGTTGCAGAGTAGAAAGTTAgaaatttaaaacaattatttagaGATATAAATCCTAAAACGCAAATTGATAATAATACAAATCTGACATTAATTGTTCTGCTTCAACAAAGATACATTAGTTGGTTTGTTAAAGTTTGCTATAGGTGCATACACTGCTGATGTCACATAAGTGtgaccttaaaggagaactatACAGTTTGGGGCATAATTTGGGACTAGTTAGAGAACTTGATTAGTAACCCTGATTTCAACTATAACCAATAATCTGATATTATGACCCCCAGCAAAACCCTCACCTCCATGCGGACAGTGACCCTGGACACGTCCTCCTCGGGTAGTATGCAGGAGAACTGATCCCCAAACATAGGATTACAGCTGTCCTTCACTAGCCGAGTCTGCCACTCCTGCAGCACGCAGCTCAGTCGCTGCTCATCATCCTCCTTGGAGGCCCACAGCAGACGCAGGCGAACGAAAGGGTCAGCACTGCGGCTGAACTCCCGCATCGCCAGGCCTCTGGCCTCCAGCACTGTCACTACCAGACGTGACTGAAGCTGATCATAGAAGAGCGAGAAGCGCAGCGTTCCCTGAACACGCTCCTCATCCAGCTCCCCCAGACTGTCCATGCTGCTCGCCAGGTCAGAGCTGCGGGACAGACAACGGCTCATCCGCTCCGCCTCATCATGGCGGCACTCCAACTAAGACATAACATGGAAATAAAGAACCTTAAATGTAAATCTCCTCTTATCTCACATTGACTTAATCAAACAAGACCCCACTGATGTCTGAAGTTTTAGCTGGAAGCTTGTACTGTACTTCTATATTTGTATTGGTTAGTTTTGCGCAAACTAAATAGTCAGACTTGTCTCAACCAGACCGGTTATTAGGGAATATATCTGTTGAACTTATTTATGTAGTTCATGGCTTTGTACAGCAGCATGCAATTATACTCGAGTATAATTCtgcacactttttctttttttaaaacataccTTATGTTATTTTTTCACAAAATGCATCAGGCTTGTTTAGATGGTTCTCTAAAAAGACACTCTCACAATGATTCATGGGTCGCTGGTTTGAATCTCGAATTTTGTTGCACTGTTTAAGCCATcatccaaaattaaaaaaaaagtattctactgCATGCTACTGCAGAGTATTCTACTGCAGACCTACCAAGACATGGAtgttcacccaaactgacagatcgagcaaggagagcactggacAAAGAATCAGCCAGGAGGGCCATGGCCACACTGGCGATTAAAATTTGTAAACATttgtataatgtatatttttttttcacatcacaatgatgtgctactttatgtttgtctatccCTCAATATCTCAACATAATACataaaagtttgtggttgtaaggtgacaaggtgaaaaagttcaaggggtataaatatgtatgcaagccactgtagatatttggtcagcacagacatctgttagctgatgtatcagagctgggaagAGCTGCCTATTGCATTGGTTGCCTAGCAATTCTGCATCAACAGTTTTTTAAGTTTCAGGGTGCCAGGCAGCTACGGATGCCTGTGCTGATCAAAATCACCATAGGGACCCACTCACCAGAGGGACCcagttgtgctccctctgagtccGGCTGCTGATTAATTCCCCATAAAACTGTGAACAGCTTTAAGCTATTATCCTACCATATTTGTACTACTGTTTTATATGGGTTTTGTTTATACTAGAACTGTTatcccatcttaatcacccccaTTACTATTACACTATTGTCTTCTATCTTACGTCTATTTTTGTATTGTACATaaagtgtctcccattctttatattatatatcttattttcaccTAGATTACTATTGCACtgttgtcttctgtctcacgcaTGTCTACTGTACCCTtgttattgtacatatagtgtctcccattcttttgtATTATATATCTAGTTTCTGTACTGCTGTattttttgggaaggagagtaacgtaatttcaattctctgtatgtcctgtacatatgcattattgacaataaaactacttgacttgacttgactggtGGCAAGCAGCATCAAAATTCTGGATTTGAATCAGGAACCTTTGGATCATAGTAACAGcctttttttatgttccattaTGCATCACCATGACTGAATGGTCATATGAATGGATATATGTGCCATGAAACCTAAATTACTGCTCCAGGGATCATGTACACAGTTTCTGTGTTCTACCTCAAGCTATGAAACACCCACTTCCAAACTAAACACTGCATGTTTAATCTAAGTCAGAGGGCGGATGCACACGAAGGGCCAGAGACATACTAACTGTGTGCCTAAGAATAGGATTATGTATTTACACAGTAAAAGAACTGCTGTAGAATGAATGCTCTACTCTGGAAAGAGGAATGTTCAATGATAGAAGTCACTCAGGCTGCATTTAATAAGACACAAGTCTCACCTGGTAGTGGGGAGCTGGGGAGTTGTTTTGAAGGTTTTCATAAGACTGTCCATCTAATACTGGAGAAATAACTGCAacgaaatgtaaaaatattactaTCCTGCAATAACAGTTTGTGTGGTAATATACAATCAAATGCAGATTTacgttatttaattttttctccaggcagggattaagcctagtcttgaatTAAACAGCATTATGAagagattttccactgaaaggaaaatatCATCTACGACTAGTGTTAATCCCTGTTTTGGATTATTGTGGACTATTGTGTTTTGTTTAATTGACAAATGAATTGTGTTTAAACTTACCATCATTATCAGGAGTGGGTGGCTGTGTGCAGTATCTACAAAGCTGCCATAACAGAATACAGAGGGCCACGAAGAGAAGAGTGACAGAAATCCCTAAAATACTGAACTTCACCTCCCGTGAAAGAGGTATACGGATGTCCCAGAATGAGTTCTCTAAAGGAGCTGGGAAAGACATGTTCCCCTGCCATTTACAGCCCTGTAGAGAAAGAAGTCAATGGTGTCTGTTAGATTAACTGATTGTCTATTGCTTGTTATTCAAATTACAGACAGTAATATAGAGTGCATGGCTGGCACTTTTGTGATAAGGGCACTTCTCAACTTTACTGCAATATGAATGTATATATGGAAATCTGCTACTAATACTTAATAGAAAATATAAGAAAACATCACCAATTTTTGCTGTCCATTTGAGATTTCTAGTTTTGTGGAGGTTTCTTAAAAGTTAAGCTATTAAGTCATTATTGTAAGATAATTTCAGATAATATTAAGACACTTTCTTGACATTTTAtgaagattttttattattttaatattatggattattttgagatactaagtaattttGAGGTAATAAGTCTTTTTGACAGACTATCAAATGAAACAGAACATCTCATTATGAGACAGAACATCTCTTTATGTTTGAGATACtatcttctttcttcttttatgagagatattttgagatattacCTTCTTATTTTAAGATGATAATCTTAATATCATTtatataaatcacttttttaggATACTCTTTCAaatctcattatttttagataattgttttgagatactaaatacTTCTGATATCTTaattcattgttttgagatactttctcagtattttaagatgatttctcaatattttgagatattaagtaatTATTCTGAGATTAGTCagtattttgagatgctatttcACTTTGCAAGGATGGCATTCACACCTGAGCCAGGTCATTTATAGCCATCAATTGATGTATGTGTCTAGatttgaagaaaatgaagaagaattctacattttccagatttttttgcagattttttttctaactgtaatgtgaaaagagagaaaaagaatttCTACAACATCAAAAATGTGTCTTTTTAATATgtgtaaagaaataataaaatagcagTCAATCTTAAACCTTTGGGTACTACTTTGCCCTGCAACACCTTACATCTACCTCTCCATCATGAATGTGTTAAAATAGACATTAAAGGACATTAAAGGCCAAACCTGCATACACATTTTGTGAGGTAACTTTAGACCAAAAGCCATGAGACACATAGTTCCAGACATATGGTTCCTAACACCAAACTACTCTCAATGAATTTCTGTatatcttaaattattatttgtgctgaaataatagaaaataaataaaaaaatgtggaaTTCCTTTTTAACAACCAGAACATTTCCTAAACATGACCAGATAAATCCAACAAGCAACACAAGATCCCCATTCATTACTATGTAACTTTACTTCTGACAGTTACAGAACCATTGGACTCACTAAACATGTTCTTCCTTTTACCTTCCTGATGAAAACAGACTAAACAGAAGAAAATGAAAGATCAACCTCACCTCTTTCTAGGAATTTGGACGTTATGCTGGTTATCGATTGTAAAACCATAGTAGCTTTAGTCCGTGTCCATCTTTAGACTTCAGCTTACTGAAGACATCAGCTGACAGACGATCAGTAAACACCCGTGAAAACCAGTCAGGGCACTTTCTTATTCAGTGTCTCCATCTCTTATTCATAACAAAACTCAGAAGATGTTTGTATGAGCGGACGAGGCACCTTTCTGAAACGACTTTAACTAGAAGTGACTcttctttacaacctgactgctcAGCCTTTGCAAATGCCGCTTTATCACAACACAATATTCAAATTGCTAGCTCTCGAGATTACTGATTAGAGAAGCTTATAGAACTCATTCAGCTGCTCTTTACCCTTACACTGAACCTAGAcaacatgctcatgtggggctcacaAGGGTGGAACGTGGGCtgggtgggttccaggtgggctcCATGTGGTCCATGGGTTTGCTCAAGTGGAAATTTTACTGGGAAAGTACAAGTTCCTTGAGAAACCTTTAGGGCCTTCTCATTTTGAAACAGTTGAGAAAAACCTTAAGATGCTTCAGGAAAAGGTTTTAGAAGAACATGTTTTGAATTGAAGAACCTTTTAAATTTCCTCAAAGATCtagtcattttaataatttaggCCCCATGTGTAGTGTACAACCCAGATAAGgtccatgtttaacccctcctggtcccatTACTGACCCTGACAGGAACATGCAACTTTCTTTTGTCACCTCTTTACCTTTTCTAAACACTGACTGCTACACTCAAAgaagtatatacagtaccaagCAAATGTTTGGATACATCTTAATTTCAGTGGATTTTTCGTTATTTTTAAATTGTCATCTaacctctgtaaaaaaaaatctggaattataaagtaaacaaaaaagtgttaaatagaGATTGTATACGTTTCACATATTATAAACTGTCTAGGTGACATCTTTATATTTTCTTAgtgagctttatgaggtagagtcacctggaatggctctcagttaacagctgtgctgaacttcatagctgtgctatgatgaaactggctccaAATAAgaccatcccaggaaaggaagagcaagatgcACAGAGTTTATCATAGTTACAAGCCTCAGAAagtgcaagttaacagcaccgcAGAATTATTTAAGTTACTATGATTCttcatgtgtttcttcatagtcaggatgactttagcattaatttacaatttaggcaaaataaaaacattaaataagaatgtatgtccaaacttttgactggtactgtgcatAGCAAAAATAATGAAAGTACAAAATAGAAACTgctgtgtttttctatttttttggttCATCACCACAATATTTAAGtttacaggaaaaagaaaaacattcatTATGTTCCCAATGAGATATACAGTTTGTGTGGCAATAATGATATTTTCACATTAAAAATATCTATTGAAAAATAATAACTGACAATAAATTAGTAAGAAACCCCCTTTGTATAGTGCTGGGCTTTTGAGTTGTACTGTACATGTGAACAGTAGACCGGGAAATGGGCTGGAGATGAACATAAGGAAGCGTCTTGTTGATTTTAGGTTTGTTTGCTGGTGAAAATGTGTGCAATGACAATGATGTTCAGTTTAATCACCATATGCAAAGCAACAGTAAATGTTTGTCATATCAAAgtgtatttaataatattaactcTATTTATAGAACACTGTACTTTTCACATCACACTGAAGCATTCATAAGAAACAAGATCCCAGTCTATAAGAACACCCACAGTCTGCTCTTCTTATATTTAACAAAACAATACACTGACGTGGCTTTTATACACAATT harbors:
- the syt19 gene encoding synaptotagmin-2, yielding MSFPAPLENSFWDIRIPLSREVKFSILGISVTLLFVALCILLWQLCRYCTQPPTPDNDVISPVLDGQSYENLQNNSPAPHYQLECRHDEAERMSRCLSRSSDLASSMDSLGELDEERVQGTLRFSLFYDQLQSRLVVTVLEARGLAMREFSRSADPFVRLRLLWASKEDDEQRLSCVLQEWQTRLVKDSCNPMFGDQFSCILPEEDVSRVTVRMEVRDFDKFSRHGILGEVRAPLNSLNIMYPLEMMDDLQHPKKDAVGEVLLSLKYMPTSQRLEVGILKARTIFRSSKAERVLYARTSVLCNQCKIRHQRTPEKVRWDVTVFNEVMIFVLPDTQIRECSITVSIYEMRPGKKSSKRLIGQVTLGKSRNIEDEHWKLMMRSLRQPVAKWHLLFL